The following proteins are encoded in a genomic region of Nicotiana sylvestris chromosome 4, ASM39365v2, whole genome shotgun sequence:
- the LOC138889522 gene encoding uncharacterized protein translates to MKSLSINVPLVEALEQMLGYVKFMKDLVTKKRLINFETINVTHQVSAIVHSMAPKLEDPVFKTFRISKPRPNSMRLQMADRTMKSPLGVIEVILVRVDKFILLANFVILDSEVNYEVLIIVGRPFFATGKAFYDVEAEELTF, encoded by the exons ATGAAGAGTCTCTCAATcaatgtgccattagttgaagctTTGGAGCAAATGCTCGGTTATGTAAAGTTTATGAAGGATCTTGTGACAAAGAAGAGGTTAATAAATTTTGAAACCATCAATgtcactcatcaagtgagtgcaattgtgcattcaatggctcctaaattggaggatcccg ttttcaagacttttaGAATTAGTAAACCAAGACCCAActctatgagattgcaaatggccgatcGTACTATGAAGAGCCCCTTGGGTGTGATTGAAGTTATTTTGgtccgtgttgataaattcattcttctAGCGAATTTTGTCATTCTAGATAGTGAAGTTAATTATGAGGTGCTGATTATTGTTGGGAGACCTTTctttgctacggggaaggccttttATGATGTTGAAGCCGAAGAACTTACTTTTTGa